Proteins co-encoded in one Ensifer sp. PDNC004 genomic window:
- a CDS encoding tripartite tricarboxylate transporter permease — MATFEFLMQGLLVAAQPMNLLYALIGVTLGTAVGVLPGIGPALTVALLLPVTYRLDPGGSLIMFAGIYYGGMYGGSTTSILLNTPGESASIVTALEGNKMARAGRGGPALATAAIGSFVAGLIATLALAFIAPYIVKLALVFGPREYFALMVLAFVTVSSAFGDSTLRGLTSLFVGLALSVIGIDQLTGQARLSFGVPELLDGIEVTTLAVAMFAIGETLYIAAQGDKGPDKVEAVRGSVWMNAADWARSWKAWLRGTLIGFPIGAMPAGGAEIGTFLSYATEKRLTKHPEEFGNGAIEGVAGPEAANNASAAGTLVPLLTLGLPTTATAAIMLAGFQQYGLQPGPLLFATNPQLVWGLIASLLIANFMLLVLNLPLIGLWVKLLTVPKPWLYAGILLFATLGTIGANPSVYELGMLLAFGMLGYAMRIFGYPIAPVVVGLILGPLAEQQLRRALAISQGDYSVLFTSPIAAGLLIIAAAALIVPLILRARGRGEVLSQLAANED; from the coding sequence ATGGCTACTTTTGAATTCCTGATGCAGGGATTGCTGGTTGCTGCGCAGCCGATGAACCTGCTCTACGCGCTGATCGGCGTGACGCTCGGCACGGCGGTTGGCGTCCTGCCCGGCATCGGCCCGGCCCTGACGGTTGCGCTCCTGCTGCCGGTCACCTACCGTCTCGATCCCGGCGGCTCGCTGATCATGTTTGCCGGCATTTACTACGGCGGCATGTATGGCGGCTCGACCACGTCGATCCTATTGAACACGCCTGGCGAAAGCGCCTCGATCGTGACTGCGCTCGAAGGCAACAAGATGGCGAGAGCAGGACGCGGCGGGCCAGCGCTGGCAACGGCCGCGATCGGCTCCTTCGTCGCCGGCCTGATCGCCACGCTCGCTCTTGCCTTCATCGCGCCTTACATCGTCAAGCTGGCCCTGGTTTTCGGTCCGCGCGAATATTTCGCACTGATGGTTCTCGCCTTTGTCACCGTTTCCTCGGCCTTCGGCGACAGCACCCTTCGTGGTCTGACGTCGCTGTTTGTCGGCCTCGCGCTTTCCGTCATCGGCATCGACCAGCTGACAGGCCAGGCACGTCTTTCCTTTGGCGTTCCCGAACTGCTTGACGGCATCGAGGTCACGACGCTCGCCGTTGCCATGTTCGCGATTGGCGAGACGCTCTACATCGCGGCACAGGGCGACAAGGGGCCCGACAAGGTCGAGGCCGTCCGTGGCTCGGTGTGGATGAATGCGGCCGACTGGGCACGTTCCTGGAAGGCTTGGCTGCGCGGTACGCTCATCGGCTTCCCGATCGGCGCTATGCCGGCTGGCGGCGCCGAAATCGGTACCTTCCTGTCCTACGCCACCGAAAAGCGCCTGACGAAGCATCCGGAAGAATTCGGCAATGGCGCGATCGAAGGCGTCGCCGGTCCGGAAGCGGCCAACAACGCCTCGGCCGCCGGTACGCTCGTTCCGCTGCTGACGCTCGGCCTGCCGACCACGGCAACCGCGGCGATCATGCTTGCCGGCTTCCAGCAATATGGGCTCCAGCCCGGACCGCTGCTGTTTGCGACCAATCCGCAGCTCGTCTGGGGCCTGATCGCCAGCCTGCTGATCGCCAACTTCATGCTGCTGGTCCTGAACCTGCCGTTGATCGGTCTTTGGGTGAAGCTGCTGACCGTTCCGAAGCCTTGGCTCTATGCTGGCATCCTCCTGTTTGCCACGCTCGGCACCATCGGCGCCAACCCGTCGGTCTACGAACTCGGCATGCTGCTCGCGTTCGGCATGCTCGGCTACGCCATGCGCATCTTCGGCTATCCGATCGCGCCTGTCGTTGTCGGTCTGATCCTGGGCCCGCTCGCGGAACAGCAGCTGCGCCGCGCGCTCGCGATCAGCCAGGGGGACTACTCGGTCCTGTTCACCTCGCCGATTGCCGCAGGCCTCCTGATCATCGCAGCTGCAGCGCTGATCGTACCGCTCATACTTCGGGCCCGTGGCCGCGGCGAAGTCCTTTCGCAGCTCGCCGCCAACGAAGACTGA
- a CDS encoding tripartite tricarboxylate transporter TctB family protein: MTKGHHPSTATRRPDRAALFIAVVLAAIAGLIFWDVSRLTGAAGYSQVGPTTVPYAIAFCLFGLAIWTAIEAFRGDFPERERQEVAPVVWIVGGLAAQMLLLNIAGFSIATGILFALTARGFGKRKLWFSLPVGIAICFVVWVIFAKLLLLSLPAGPLERLFF; this comes from the coding sequence ATGACCAAGGGGCATCACCCTTCAACTGCAACGCGTCGCCCGGATCGGGCGGCGCTCTTCATCGCGGTGGTTCTCGCCGCTATCGCTGGACTCATTTTCTGGGATGTGTCGCGCCTGACCGGCGCTGCCGGCTACTCCCAGGTCGGACCGACCACGGTCCCCTATGCGATCGCCTTCTGTCTTTTTGGCCTTGCGATCTGGACCGCGATCGAAGCGTTTCGCGGCGATTTTCCGGAGCGCGAGCGCCAGGAAGTCGCTCCGGTTGTCTGGATCGTCGGTGGTCTTGCCGCCCAGATGCTGCTGTTAAACATTGCAGGTTTCTCGATCGCCACCGGCATTCTGTTCGCGTTGACCGCACGTGGTTTCGGCAAGCGCAAGCTCTGGTTCTCGCTCCCCGTCGGCATTGCGATCTGCTTTGTGGTGTGGGTAATCTTCGCCAAGCTCCTGCTTCTGTCGCTGCCCGCGGGGCCGCTTGAACGCCTGTTCTTCTAA
- a CDS encoding tripartite tricarboxylate transporter substrate binding protein produces MKHIFLATILAGAMSLPAVAADYTIIAPANPGGGWDQTARSLQTVLQQEGISGNVQVQNVPGAGGTIGLAQFASQQKGNANALIVGGYVMVGAILTNKSPVTLKDVTPIARLTGEYEAVVVPASSDIKTMGDLVEALKKDPGAVSWAGGSAGGTDHIAVGLIAKAAGVDPTKINYIAYSGGGEALAAILGSQVTAGISGYGEFESQVKAGTLRLLAVSSAERLAGVDAPTLKESGLDVTVENWRMIAAAPGLSDEQKAAVTADIEKLAKSAGWQEVLKTKGWQDSYLAGDAFNTQLDKDVAATEGVLKDIGLVK; encoded by the coding sequence TTGAAACACATTTTCCTCGCAACGATTCTCGCCGGCGCCATGTCGCTCCCGGCGGTTGCCGCTGACTACACGATCATTGCTCCGGCAAACCCGGGCGGCGGCTGGGACCAGACGGCCCGTTCGCTTCAGACGGTGCTGCAGCAGGAAGGCATTTCCGGCAACGTTCAGGTCCAGAACGTACCGGGCGCCGGCGGCACGATCGGCCTTGCCCAGTTCGCCAGCCAGCAGAAGGGCAACGCCAACGCCCTGATCGTCGGCGGCTACGTCATGGTCGGTGCAATCCTCACCAACAAGTCCCCGGTCACCCTTAAGGACGTTACGCCGATCGCGCGCCTCACCGGCGAATACGAAGCTGTCGTCGTTCCGGCCTCGTCCGATATCAAGACCATGGGCGACCTCGTCGAAGCCCTGAAGAAGGATCCGGGTGCTGTGTCCTGGGCTGGCGGCTCGGCCGGCGGTACCGACCACATCGCTGTTGGCCTGATCGCCAAAGCGGCCGGCGTCGACCCGACCAAGATCAACTACATCGCCTATTCCGGCGGCGGTGAAGCACTCGCTGCTATCCTCGGCAGCCAGGTTACCGCAGGTATCTCGGGCTACGGCGAGTTCGAATCGCAGGTTAAGGCCGGCACGCTTCGCCTGCTCGCCGTCTCGAGTGCCGAGCGTCTTGCCGGCGTCGATGCTCCGACGCTGAAGGAATCCGGTCTCGATGTGACAGTCGAAAACTGGCGCATGATCGCTGCTGCTCCGGGCCTCTCAGACGAGCAGAAGGCCGCCGTAACCGCCGATATCGAGAAGCTTGCGAAGTCCGCCGGTTGGCAGGAAGTCCTGAAGACCAAGGGCTGGCAGGACAGCTATCTCGCCGGTGACGCCTTCAACACCCAGCTCGACAAGGACGTTGCGGCGACCGAAGGCGTTCTCAAGGACATTGGACTGGTGAAATGA
- a CDS encoding DUF1801 domain-containing protein: MAKATTKAKNDDVAEEAVSASSQIDARIAELGDWRGATLAQIRKLIKEADPDMVEEWKWRGVPVWEHAGIICTGETYKAVVKMTFAKGAALDDPAGLFNASLEGNVRRAIDIHEGEAIDEEALKALILAAVELNLSAQASRSGRPRKTV, translated from the coding sequence ATGGCGAAAGCGACGACAAAGGCGAAAAACGACGACGTGGCGGAAGAGGCCGTTTCCGCCTCCAGTCAGATCGATGCGAGGATCGCCGAACTTGGCGACTGGCGCGGAGCGACGCTCGCGCAGATCCGCAAGCTGATCAAGGAAGCCGATCCTGACATGGTCGAGGAATGGAAATGGCGGGGTGTTCCGGTCTGGGAACATGCCGGCATTATCTGTACCGGCGAGACCTATAAAGCGGTGGTGAAGATGACCTTTGCCAAGGGGGCAGCGCTCGATGACCCGGCCGGTCTCTTCAACGCCAGCCTTGAAGGCAATGTCCGGCGCGCCATCGACATACATGAAGGCGAGGCGATCGACGAAGAGGCTTTGAAGGCATTGATTTTGGCCGCCGTTGAGCTGAATCTCTCAGCGCAGGCCTCACGGTCCGGGCGCCCGCGGAAGACAGTTTAA
- a CDS encoding ABC transporter substrate-binding protein, with translation MRFLISFLFFALYPQLLLAAPIIFPALSGKADVRTLVVYSSLDEPLAKPMIIGFQRANPDVAVRYEDMLTGEIYDRIIKETDAGMRTADFAFSSAMDLQVKLSNDGYAQRSDLPMSDRWPAWANWRNTAYALTFEPAVFVYHKPSFTKEKPPSTRAEFIDYLKRQGAAVFGRIGTYDIERSGVGFLFMSRDQEQFGDIWDVIQAMGAAGVKLYSTSEAILERVADGRFVLGYNILGSYAADWAARHPDVGIVLPKDYTVVMSRIGLVPQAAASPDLGRRYLEFFMSKEGQTIMARELQIPAVSPEVAGENTANTMQEMLGGQLRPVPVSPGLMVYLDQVKRSRLIAKWNEVLRLH, from the coding sequence ATGCGGTTCTTGATTTCTTTTCTTTTTTTCGCCCTTTATCCCCAGCTGCTCCTTGCGGCCCCCATCATATTCCCAGCTCTTTCCGGCAAAGCGGACGTGCGCACGCTGGTCGTCTATTCATCGCTCGACGAGCCGCTTGCAAAGCCGATGATCATCGGTTTCCAGCGGGCCAATCCGGATGTTGCCGTGCGCTATGAGGACATGCTGACCGGAGAAATCTACGACCGCATCATCAAGGAGACCGACGCCGGAATGAGGACGGCGGACTTCGCCTTTTCTTCCGCCATGGACCTGCAAGTCAAGCTCAGCAACGACGGTTACGCCCAGCGCAGCGACCTGCCGATGAGCGACCGCTGGCCGGCCTGGGCCAACTGGCGCAACACCGCTTATGCGCTGACCTTCGAGCCCGCCGTCTTCGTCTACCACAAGCCAAGCTTCACCAAGGAAAAGCCGCCGTCGACGCGCGCGGAATTCATCGATTACCTGAAGCGCCAGGGGGCCGCCGTCTTCGGCAGGATCGGAACCTATGACATCGAGCGGTCGGGCGTCGGCTTCCTCTTCATGTCGCGCGACCAGGAACAGTTCGGCGATATCTGGGATGTCATCCAGGCCATGGGTGCGGCGGGCGTCAAGCTCTACTCGACCAGTGAAGCAATCCTCGAGCGCGTCGCCGACGGCCGCTTCGTGCTCGGCTACAACATCCTCGGTTCTTATGCGGCCGATTGGGCTGCTCGGCATCCGGATGTCGGCATCGTTCTGCCGAAGGATTATACCGTAGTGATGTCGCGTATCGGCCTCGTGCCGCAGGCCGCCGCCTCCCCCGACCTCGGCCGGCGCTACCTTGAATTCTTCATGTCCAAGGAAGGCCAGACGATCATGGCGCGGGAACTGCAAATCCCGGCCGTCAGCCCCGAAGTGGCTGGCGAGAACACCGCCAACACCATGCAGGAGATGCTTGGCGGCCAGTTGCGCCCCGTCCCTGTGAGCCCGGGCCTGATGGTCTACCTCGATCAGGTGAAGCGCTCACGGCTGATTGCCAAATGGAACGAGGTTCTGAGGCTTCATTGA
- a CDS encoding response regulator transcription factor, which translates to MRILLVEDNQDLAEGLSAILRGSGYAVDVVSDGASAHAVAATETFDLVILDLNLPEMDGLDVLRAMRARQNRAAVLILTARGAPEERIKGLDLGADDYMIKPFDVGELEARVRVLLRRQAGLRASTVSYGNVSLDLNTRSFSSGGAPIEIPARELGLLELLFMRAGKVVAKDAIMQSLTGFDDDLSPNAIEQYVSRLRKRLAPHGLTVRTARGIGYYLDKAAGPE; encoded by the coding sequence TTGCGTATCTTGCTTGTTGAGGACAACCAGGACCTGGCCGAGGGCCTGTCGGCGATCTTGCGCGGCAGCGGCTATGCCGTCGATGTCGTCAGTGACGGTGCGTCGGCGCATGCGGTGGCCGCCACCGAAACGTTCGACCTTGTCATTCTCGATCTCAATCTGCCGGAGATGGATGGCCTCGATGTGCTAAGGGCGATGCGCGCGCGCCAGAACCGCGCTGCGGTCTTGATCCTGACGGCGAGGGGCGCACCTGAAGAGCGGATCAAGGGGCTCGACCTCGGCGCCGACGACTACATGATCAAGCCGTTCGACGTCGGCGAACTCGAGGCGCGCGTGCGCGTGCTCTTGCGCCGGCAGGCGGGCCTCAGGGCCTCGACCGTCAGCTATGGCAATGTGTCGCTCGATCTCAACACGCGCAGCTTCTCGTCCGGCGGCGCGCCGATCGAGATCCCGGCACGCGAACTCGGCCTTCTCGAGCTTCTGTTCATGCGGGCCGGCAAGGTGGTCGCCAAGGACGCGATCATGCAGTCGCTGACCGGCTTCGACGATGATCTGAGCCCGAACGCGATCGAGCAATATGTCAGCCGGCTGCGCAAGCGGCTCGCGCCGCATGGGCTGACCGTGCGCACCGCCCGCGGCATCGGCTACTATCTCGACAAGGCGGCCGGGCCGGAATGA
- a CDS encoding sensor histidine kinase produces MRTTVYSLRRRLLGWLLISTVVIGVIALMDTYREAVTTANVVSDRVLAGSALAIAERVVVAEDGSLEVDIPYVALEMLTSAAQDRVFYRVDGPPGQFITGYQTLPSLVEEPGASTTFADSIFRGEPIRIAALRRSASTGINSVPFVVTVAETTIARRHLAQTILVRSALRLGMMIAGAAVIVWIAVTFSLRPLYRLGDAISERSPDDLHPIGERVPNEVQGLVDTVNSFMGRLQSALDALRNFTGNASHQLRTPLAIIRTQLALAQRAGSIEETRSAVKKADEAVANAERILGQLLLMAKIDAAGKDEARSLERVDLIELVREITAEHVPAAGDAYIDLGFDGEGEAFIRAEPLLIGELLKNLIGNALLYAGRGAEVTSRVFARDGSVSLEVEDNGPGIRPELHETVLRRFERGGTDAPGSGLGLPIVEEIAELYGATTNLSEGADGRGLKVTIRFPEG; encoded by the coding sequence ATGAGGACGACGGTCTATTCCCTCCGCCGGCGCCTGCTTGGCTGGCTGTTGATCTCGACGGTGGTCATCGGGGTCATTGCACTGATGGATACCTACCGCGAGGCGGTGACGACCGCCAACGTCGTCTCCGACCGGGTGCTTGCCGGTTCGGCGCTGGCAATCGCCGAGCGCGTGGTCGTCGCGGAAGACGGGTCGCTCGAAGTCGACATCCCCTATGTTGCGCTGGAAATGCTGACGTCGGCCGCGCAGGACCGGGTCTTCTATCGGGTCGACGGACCGCCCGGCCAGTTCATCACCGGCTACCAGACGTTGCCCTCGCTGGTGGAGGAGCCGGGCGCATCGACCACCTTTGCGGATTCGATCTTCCGCGGTGAACCGATCCGCATCGCGGCCCTTCGCCGCTCCGCGTCAACCGGCATCAATTCCGTGCCCTTCGTGGTCACGGTCGCCGAAACGACGATCGCGCGCCGACATCTGGCGCAGACGATCCTGGTGCGCTCGGCGCTCCGCCTCGGCATGATGATTGCAGGTGCGGCGGTGATCGTCTGGATCGCGGTTACGTTCTCCTTGCGGCCGCTCTACAGGCTGGGTGACGCGATCTCGGAGCGCAGTCCGGACGATCTGCATCCGATCGGCGAGCGGGTTCCGAACGAGGTCCAGGGCCTCGTCGATACGGTCAATTCCTTCATGGGGCGTTTGCAGTCGGCGCTCGATGCGCTTCGCAATTTTACCGGCAATGCCAGCCACCAGCTGCGCACGCCGCTCGCCATTATCCGTACGCAGCTCGCTCTTGCGCAACGCGCCGGTTCGATCGAGGAGACGCGAAGTGCTGTGAAAAAGGCCGACGAGGCGGTCGCCAATGCCGAGCGCATTCTGGGGCAGCTGCTGCTGATGGCGAAGATTGATGCTGCCGGCAAGGACGAGGCCCGCTCACTGGAGCGCGTCGATCTCATCGAACTCGTGCGGGAGATAACGGCCGAACACGTGCCGGCGGCCGGGGACGCGTATATCGATCTCGGCTTTGACGGCGAGGGCGAGGCTTTCATCCGCGCCGAGCCGTTGCTTATTGGCGAGCTCCTCAAGAACCTGATCGGCAATGCGTTGCTTTATGCCGGCCGCGGTGCGGAAGTGACGAGCCGCGTCTTTGCGCGGGACGGGTCGGTGTCGCTGGAGGTGGAGGATAATGGACCGGGCATTCGGCCGGAACTGCACGAGACGGTGCTCAGGCGTTTCGAGCGCGGCGGCACTGATGCTCCGGGCTCAGGGCTCGGGCTGCCGATCGTCGAAGAGATTGCCGAGCTTTACGGCGCGACGACCAACCTCAGCGAAGGTGCTGACGGCCGCGGCCTCAAGGTGACCATCCGCTTTCCAGAGGGCTAA